The proteins below come from a single Lineus longissimus chromosome 5, tnLinLong1.2, whole genome shotgun sequence genomic window:
- the LOC135487915 gene encoding ralBP1-associated Eps domain-containing protein 1-like isoform X7 — MENLKLSDQELRFYAELFAACDSENSGRVPGVRASELFLTSGLHNEILFQIAEMCGAKRLGHFGRSQFYIALKLIAVAQCGLPLAFESFNLGIEIPLPKLTRISEDRRRGSQPVQYSVLNQPDQQGMISNVQQAGQLPPPPGKQHVRSFSGTRHAPMNVVTNEPVLSTNQNNSRGTPPHETRSPPFSPKDSPANSPGTQKRMASYVKQVSCPGQVIQTTGFVNSSYDGTGLKLEKGWASFEEEDSQGLITNDQKEWAHFSDHHKADTSSITSSEAESLDDIWTISDEQREYYVNQFKAMQPDLTGVIVGATAKEFFEKSKLPVHELSKIWTLSDVNKDGALSLEEFCTAMHLVVLRRNEIELPEKLPPSLMPYTPLVNSDEPFAADLPPGGTLKRLTPVSPQPNQWTTTFPPESPSSSAVSSPGTKPVSFDYKPVAQDPDSKIIHPVPMRMSPDGMPIPMGGSEFDRARTFSADLEDPSQEQYSQQEAVLSPTKQRSYTIDATDGEGHNKYAAPLHGRPRPTPKKAQSATGVSCEMPGQPLLLPPPASSVSHDDTIEYEPDEPVEPAEAERPSTLSLGAEALPAVPPRGRELSRSASCDFEKTATPEAGQGGQLAPPPAVPPRASPRDASGSKSLDSLDAASVLAGDQTSPNDVPRERYGSEEDILAEKVKSGRRVSSESKPSIQASIRQQRQRNTTLERLAGELNQELQEVMEQRIALEIQLEHLRPFSS, encoded by the exons ATTGCTGAAATGTGTGGTGCTAAGAGATTAGGTCATTTTGGAAGAAGTCAGTTCTACATCGCATTGAAGCTAATAGCTGTGGCACAATGTGGGCTCCCCCTTGCATTTGAAAGTTTCAACTTGG GAATAGAGATCCCATTGCCGAAACTGACTCGCATTTCCGAAGATAGGAGACGGGGTAGTCAACCGGTGCAGTACTCAGTACTCAACCAGCCTGACCAGCAAGG GATGATCAGCAACGTCCAACAAGCAGGACAGTTACCACCTCCCCCAGGGAAGCAACACGTCCGAAGCTTCTCGGGGACGCGTCACGCGCCAATGAATGTCGTAACCAACGAACCTGTTTTATCTACGAATCAG AACAATTCCCGAGGGACCCCTCCACATGAGACGAGATCACCTCCGTTCTCGCCCAAAGACAGCCCTGCAAATTCTCCCGGGACGCAGAAACGTATGGCCTCGTATGTTAAACAGGTCTCATGTCCGGGACAAGTTATACAAACGACTGGTTTTGTCAATTCTTCCTATGATGGAACAGGGCTGAAACTGGAGAAGGGCTGGGCGTCGTTTGAAGAGGAGGACAGCCAAG GTTTAATTACAAATGACCAGAAAGAATGGGCCCATTTCAGTGATCATCATAAAGCTGATACATCATCAATAACAAGTTCGGAGGCGGAGAGCTTGGATGATATCTGGACAATATCAGATGAGCAGCGAGAGTATTACGTCAACCAGTTCAAAGCAATGCAGCCTGATCTTACTGGAGTTATTGTAG GTGCTACTGCCAAAGAGTTCTTTGAGAAGTCAAAGCTGCCCGTTCACGAGTTATCAAAGATTTGGACGTTATCGGATGTGAACAAGGATGGAGCGCTATCGTTGGAGGAGTTCTGTACTGCTATGCATCTCGTTGTGCTGAGAAGGAATGAGATAGAGCTACCGGAGAAACTCCCGCCATCACTTATGCCATATACTCCACTAGTTAATTCAG ATGAGCCATTTGCTGCTGACCTGCCCCCTGGTGGTACACTGAAGAGGCTGACCCCTGTCTCACCACAGCCTAATCAG TGGACTACCACGTTTCCACCAGAGTCACCTTCTTCTAGTGCTGTGTCATCACCGGGAACTAAGCCTGTTAGCTTTGATTATAAACCTGTGGCACAGGACCCA GACTCTAAAATAATTCACCCCGTTCCGATGCGAATGTCTCCAGACGGGATGCCGATACCTATGGGTGGATCGGAATTCGACAGAGCAAGAACATTTTCCG CGGATCTTGAAG ACCCTTCTCAAGAACAGTATTCACAGCAGGAGGCCGTCTTGAGTCCAACCAAGCAGCGGTCATATACAATAGATGCCACGGATGGAGAGGGACATAATAAATACGCCGCACCACTTCATGGCCGCCCGAGACCAACACCTAAGAAAGCACAGTCAG CGACTGGTGTTAGTTGTGAAATGCCGGGCCAGCCTCTTTTACTCCCCCCCCCTGCCTCGTCAGTGAGTCATGACGACACTATTGAGTATGAGCCTGACGAGCCTGTTGAACCCGCTGAGGCCGAACGGCCCAGTACTTTATCTCTTGGTGCTGAAGCATTACCCGCTGTCCCTCCGCGAGGTCGAGAACTTAGTCGGAGTGCTTCGTGTGATTTTGAAAAGACGGCAACACCTGAAGCAG GCCAAGGTGGGCAGTTGGCTCCACCTCCTGCAGTCCCTCCCAGGGCCTCACCAAGagat GCCTCTGGGTCAAAATCACTGGATTCCTTAG ACGCGGCGTCAGTATTAGCCGGTGACCAGACTAGTCCAAATGATGTGCCAAGAGAACGATATGGTAGCGAAGAAGATATTTTAGCAGAAAAAGTCAAGTCAGGACG GCGAGTGAGCAGTGAGAGTAAACCAAGTATCCAAGCTTCAATACGCCAACAGCGCCAACGGAATACGACGCTGGAGCGATTAGCAGGCGAACTGAATCAGGAGTTACAGGAGGTGATGGAACAAAGAATAGCATTAGAGATCCAATTGGAACATTTGAGGCCTTTTTCAAGCTGA
- the LOC135487915 gene encoding ralBP1-associated Eps domain-containing protein 1-like isoform X4, which yields MENLKLSDQELRFYAELFAACDSENSGRVPGVRASELFLTSGLHNEILFQIAEMCGAKRLGHFGRSQFYIALKLIAVAQCGLPLAFESFNLGIEIPLPKLTRISEDRRRGSQPVQYSVLNQPDQQGMISNVQQAGQLPPPPGKQHVRSFSGTRHAPMNVVTNEPVLSTNQNNSRGTPPHETRSPPFSPKDSPANSPGTQKRMASYVKQVSCPGQVIQTTGFVNSSYDGTGLKLEKGWASFEEEDSQGLITNDQKEWAHFSDHHKADTSSITSSEAESLDDIWTISDEQREYYVNQFKAMQPDLTGVIVGATAKEFFEKSKLPVHELSKIWTLSDVNKDGALSLEEFCTAMHLVVLRRNEIELPEKLPPSLMPYTPLVNSDEPFAADLPPGGTLKRLTPVSPQPNQDSKIIHPVPMRMSPDGMPIPMGGSEFDRARTFSADLEDPSQEQYSQQEAVLSPTKQRSYTIDATDGEGHNKYAAPLHGRPRPTPKKAQSATGVSCEMPGQPLLLPPPASSVSHDDTIEYEPDEPVEPAEAERPSTLSLGAEALPAVPPRGRELSRSASCDFEKTATPEAGQGGQLAPPPAVPPRASPRDEDFPISDFLPEIAVKRKLVGQYSEPGCIGSTLEHPTLADFRQFESVPETGAEYDMYQASGSKSLDSLDAASVLAGDQTSPNDVPRERYGSEEDILAEKVKSGRRVSSESKPSIQASIRQQRQRNTTLERLAGELNQELQEVMEQRIALEIQLEHLRPFSS from the exons ATTGCTGAAATGTGTGGTGCTAAGAGATTAGGTCATTTTGGAAGAAGTCAGTTCTACATCGCATTGAAGCTAATAGCTGTGGCACAATGTGGGCTCCCCCTTGCATTTGAAAGTTTCAACTTGG GAATAGAGATCCCATTGCCGAAACTGACTCGCATTTCCGAAGATAGGAGACGGGGTAGTCAACCGGTGCAGTACTCAGTACTCAACCAGCCTGACCAGCAAGG GATGATCAGCAACGTCCAACAAGCAGGACAGTTACCACCTCCCCCAGGGAAGCAACACGTCCGAAGCTTCTCGGGGACGCGTCACGCGCCAATGAATGTCGTAACCAACGAACCTGTTTTATCTACGAATCAG AACAATTCCCGAGGGACCCCTCCACATGAGACGAGATCACCTCCGTTCTCGCCCAAAGACAGCCCTGCAAATTCTCCCGGGACGCAGAAACGTATGGCCTCGTATGTTAAACAGGTCTCATGTCCGGGACAAGTTATACAAACGACTGGTTTTGTCAATTCTTCCTATGATGGAACAGGGCTGAAACTGGAGAAGGGCTGGGCGTCGTTTGAAGAGGAGGACAGCCAAG GTTTAATTACAAATGACCAGAAAGAATGGGCCCATTTCAGTGATCATCATAAAGCTGATACATCATCAATAACAAGTTCGGAGGCGGAGAGCTTGGATGATATCTGGACAATATCAGATGAGCAGCGAGAGTATTACGTCAACCAGTTCAAAGCAATGCAGCCTGATCTTACTGGAGTTATTGTAG GTGCTACTGCCAAAGAGTTCTTTGAGAAGTCAAAGCTGCCCGTTCACGAGTTATCAAAGATTTGGACGTTATCGGATGTGAACAAGGATGGAGCGCTATCGTTGGAGGAGTTCTGTACTGCTATGCATCTCGTTGTGCTGAGAAGGAATGAGATAGAGCTACCGGAGAAACTCCCGCCATCACTTATGCCATATACTCCACTAGTTAATTCAG ATGAGCCATTTGCTGCTGACCTGCCCCCTGGTGGTACACTGAAGAGGCTGACCCCTGTCTCACCACAGCCTAATCAG GACTCTAAAATAATTCACCCCGTTCCGATGCGAATGTCTCCAGACGGGATGCCGATACCTATGGGTGGATCGGAATTCGACAGAGCAAGAACATTTTCCG CGGATCTTGAAG ACCCTTCTCAAGAACAGTATTCACAGCAGGAGGCCGTCTTGAGTCCAACCAAGCAGCGGTCATATACAATAGATGCCACGGATGGAGAGGGACATAATAAATACGCCGCACCACTTCATGGCCGCCCGAGACCAACACCTAAGAAAGCACAGTCAG CGACTGGTGTTAGTTGTGAAATGCCGGGCCAGCCTCTTTTACTCCCCCCCCCTGCCTCGTCAGTGAGTCATGACGACACTATTGAGTATGAGCCTGACGAGCCTGTTGAACCCGCTGAGGCCGAACGGCCCAGTACTTTATCTCTTGGTGCTGAAGCATTACCCGCTGTCCCTCCGCGAGGTCGAGAACTTAGTCGGAGTGCTTCGTGTGATTTTGAAAAGACGGCAACACCTGAAGCAG GCCAAGGTGGGCAGTTGGCTCCACCTCCTGCAGTCCCTCCCAGGGCCTCACCAAGagat GAAGACTTCCCTATCTCAGACTTCTTGCCTGAAATT GCCGTCAAACGCAAGTTGGTGGGGCAGTATAGCGAGCCTGGTTGCATAGGCAGTACCCTCGAACACCCGACCTTGGCCGACTTTCGACAGTTTGAGAGTGTGCCCGAAACTGGCGCAGAATATGACATGTATCAA GCCTCTGGGTCAAAATCACTGGATTCCTTAG ACGCGGCGTCAGTATTAGCCGGTGACCAGACTAGTCCAAATGATGTGCCAAGAGAACGATATGGTAGCGAAGAAGATATTTTAGCAGAAAAAGTCAAGTCAGGACG GCGAGTGAGCAGTGAGAGTAAACCAAGTATCCAAGCTTCAATACGCCAACAGCGCCAACGGAATACGACGCTGGAGCGATTAGCAGGCGAACTGAATCAGGAGTTACAGGAGGTGATGGAACAAAGAATAGCATTAGAGATCCAATTGGAACATTTGAGGCCTTTTTCAAGCTGA
- the LOC135487915 gene encoding ralBP1-associated Eps domain-containing protein 1-like isoform X1, whose product MENLKLSDQELRFYAELFAACDSENSGRVPGVRASELFLTSGLHNEILFQIAEMCGAKRLGHFGRSQFYIALKLIAVAQCGLPLAFESFNLGIEIPLPKLTRISEDRRRGSQPVQYSVLNQPDQQGMISNVQQAGQLPPPPGKQHVRSFSGTRHAPMNVVTNEPVLSTNQNNSRGTPPHETRSPPFSPKDSPANSPGTQKRMASYVKQVSCPGQVIQTTGFVNSSYDGTGLKLEKGWASFEEEDSQGLITNDQKEWAHFSDHHKADTSSITSSEAESLDDIWTISDEQREYYVNQFKAMQPDLTGVIVGATAKEFFEKSKLPVHELSKIWTLSDVNKDGALSLEEFCTAMHLVVLRRNEIELPEKLPPSLMPYTPLVNSDEPFAADLPPGGTLKRLTPVSPQPNQWTTTFPPESPSSSAVSSPGTKPVSFDYKPVAQDPDSKIIHPVPMRMSPDGMPIPMGGSEFDRARTFSADLEDPSQEQYSQQEAVLSPTKQRSYTIDATDGEGHNKYAAPLHGRPRPTPKKAQSATGVSCEMPGQPLLLPPPASSVSHDDTIEYEPDEPVEPAEAERPSTLSLGAEALPAVPPRGRELSRSASCDFEKTATPEAGQGGQLAPPPAVPPRASPRDEDFPISDFLPEIAVKRKLVGQYSEPGCIGSTLEHPTLADFRQFESVPETGAEYDMYQASGSKSLDSLDAASVLAGDQTSPNDVPRERYGSEEDILAEKVKSGRRVSSESKPSIQASIRQQRQRNTTLERLAGELNQELQEVMEQRIALEIQLEHLRPFSS is encoded by the exons ATTGCTGAAATGTGTGGTGCTAAGAGATTAGGTCATTTTGGAAGAAGTCAGTTCTACATCGCATTGAAGCTAATAGCTGTGGCACAATGTGGGCTCCCCCTTGCATTTGAAAGTTTCAACTTGG GAATAGAGATCCCATTGCCGAAACTGACTCGCATTTCCGAAGATAGGAGACGGGGTAGTCAACCGGTGCAGTACTCAGTACTCAACCAGCCTGACCAGCAAGG GATGATCAGCAACGTCCAACAAGCAGGACAGTTACCACCTCCCCCAGGGAAGCAACACGTCCGAAGCTTCTCGGGGACGCGTCACGCGCCAATGAATGTCGTAACCAACGAACCTGTTTTATCTACGAATCAG AACAATTCCCGAGGGACCCCTCCACATGAGACGAGATCACCTCCGTTCTCGCCCAAAGACAGCCCTGCAAATTCTCCCGGGACGCAGAAACGTATGGCCTCGTATGTTAAACAGGTCTCATGTCCGGGACAAGTTATACAAACGACTGGTTTTGTCAATTCTTCCTATGATGGAACAGGGCTGAAACTGGAGAAGGGCTGGGCGTCGTTTGAAGAGGAGGACAGCCAAG GTTTAATTACAAATGACCAGAAAGAATGGGCCCATTTCAGTGATCATCATAAAGCTGATACATCATCAATAACAAGTTCGGAGGCGGAGAGCTTGGATGATATCTGGACAATATCAGATGAGCAGCGAGAGTATTACGTCAACCAGTTCAAAGCAATGCAGCCTGATCTTACTGGAGTTATTGTAG GTGCTACTGCCAAAGAGTTCTTTGAGAAGTCAAAGCTGCCCGTTCACGAGTTATCAAAGATTTGGACGTTATCGGATGTGAACAAGGATGGAGCGCTATCGTTGGAGGAGTTCTGTACTGCTATGCATCTCGTTGTGCTGAGAAGGAATGAGATAGAGCTACCGGAGAAACTCCCGCCATCACTTATGCCATATACTCCACTAGTTAATTCAG ATGAGCCATTTGCTGCTGACCTGCCCCCTGGTGGTACACTGAAGAGGCTGACCCCTGTCTCACCACAGCCTAATCAG TGGACTACCACGTTTCCACCAGAGTCACCTTCTTCTAGTGCTGTGTCATCACCGGGAACTAAGCCTGTTAGCTTTGATTATAAACCTGTGGCACAGGACCCA GACTCTAAAATAATTCACCCCGTTCCGATGCGAATGTCTCCAGACGGGATGCCGATACCTATGGGTGGATCGGAATTCGACAGAGCAAGAACATTTTCCG CGGATCTTGAAG ACCCTTCTCAAGAACAGTATTCACAGCAGGAGGCCGTCTTGAGTCCAACCAAGCAGCGGTCATATACAATAGATGCCACGGATGGAGAGGGACATAATAAATACGCCGCACCACTTCATGGCCGCCCGAGACCAACACCTAAGAAAGCACAGTCAG CGACTGGTGTTAGTTGTGAAATGCCGGGCCAGCCTCTTTTACTCCCCCCCCCTGCCTCGTCAGTGAGTCATGACGACACTATTGAGTATGAGCCTGACGAGCCTGTTGAACCCGCTGAGGCCGAACGGCCCAGTACTTTATCTCTTGGTGCTGAAGCATTACCCGCTGTCCCTCCGCGAGGTCGAGAACTTAGTCGGAGTGCTTCGTGTGATTTTGAAAAGACGGCAACACCTGAAGCAG GCCAAGGTGGGCAGTTGGCTCCACCTCCTGCAGTCCCTCCCAGGGCCTCACCAAGagat GAAGACTTCCCTATCTCAGACTTCTTGCCTGAAATT GCCGTCAAACGCAAGTTGGTGGGGCAGTATAGCGAGCCTGGTTGCATAGGCAGTACCCTCGAACACCCGACCTTGGCCGACTTTCGACAGTTTGAGAGTGTGCCCGAAACTGGCGCAGAATATGACATGTATCAA GCCTCTGGGTCAAAATCACTGGATTCCTTAG ACGCGGCGTCAGTATTAGCCGGTGACCAGACTAGTCCAAATGATGTGCCAAGAGAACGATATGGTAGCGAAGAAGATATTTTAGCAGAAAAAGTCAAGTCAGGACG GCGAGTGAGCAGTGAGAGTAAACCAAGTATCCAAGCTTCAATACGCCAACAGCGCCAACGGAATACGACGCTGGAGCGATTAGCAGGCGAACTGAATCAGGAGTTACAGGAGGTGATGGAACAAAGAATAGCATTAGAGATCCAATTGGAACATTTGAGGCCTTTTTCAAGCTGA
- the LOC135487915 gene encoding ralBP1-associated Eps domain-containing protein 1-like isoform X6, protein MENLKLSDQELRFYAELFAACDSENSGRVPGVRASELFLTSGLHNEILFQIAEMCGAKRLGHFGRSQFYIALKLIAVAQCGLPLAFESFNLGIEIPLPKLTRISEDRRRGSQPVQYSVLNQPDQQGMISNVQQAGQLPPPPGKQHVRSFSGTRHAPMNVVTNEPVLSTNQNNSRGTPPHETRSPPFSPKDSPANSPGTQKRMASYVKQVSCPGQVIQTTGFVNSSYDGTGLKLEKGWASFEEEDSQGLITNDQKEWAHFSDHHKADTSSITSSEAESLDDIWTISDEQREYYVNQFKAMQPDLTGVIVGATAKEFFEKSKLPVHELSKIWTLSDVNKDGALSLEEFCTAMHLVVLRRNEIELPEKLPPSLMPYTPLVNSDEPFAADLPPGGTLKRLTPVSPQPNQWTTTFPPESPSSSAVSSPGTKPVSFDYKPVAQDPDSKIIHPVPMRMSPDGMPIPMGGSEFDRARTFSADLEDPSQEQYSQQEAVLSPTKQRSYTIDATDGEGHNKYAAPLHGRPRPTPKKAQSATGVSCEMPGQPLLLPPPASSVSHDDTIEYEPDEPVEPAEAERPSTLSLGAEALPAVPPRGRELSRSASCDFEKTATPEAGQGGQLAPPPAVPPRASPRDEDFPISDFLPEIASGSKSLDSLDAASVLAGDQTSPNDVPRERYGSEEDILAEKVKSGRRVSSESKPSIQASIRQQRQRNTTLERLAGELNQELQEVMEQRIALEIQLEHLRPFSS, encoded by the exons ATTGCTGAAATGTGTGGTGCTAAGAGATTAGGTCATTTTGGAAGAAGTCAGTTCTACATCGCATTGAAGCTAATAGCTGTGGCACAATGTGGGCTCCCCCTTGCATTTGAAAGTTTCAACTTGG GAATAGAGATCCCATTGCCGAAACTGACTCGCATTTCCGAAGATAGGAGACGGGGTAGTCAACCGGTGCAGTACTCAGTACTCAACCAGCCTGACCAGCAAGG GATGATCAGCAACGTCCAACAAGCAGGACAGTTACCACCTCCCCCAGGGAAGCAACACGTCCGAAGCTTCTCGGGGACGCGTCACGCGCCAATGAATGTCGTAACCAACGAACCTGTTTTATCTACGAATCAG AACAATTCCCGAGGGACCCCTCCACATGAGACGAGATCACCTCCGTTCTCGCCCAAAGACAGCCCTGCAAATTCTCCCGGGACGCAGAAACGTATGGCCTCGTATGTTAAACAGGTCTCATGTCCGGGACAAGTTATACAAACGACTGGTTTTGTCAATTCTTCCTATGATGGAACAGGGCTGAAACTGGAGAAGGGCTGGGCGTCGTTTGAAGAGGAGGACAGCCAAG GTTTAATTACAAATGACCAGAAAGAATGGGCCCATTTCAGTGATCATCATAAAGCTGATACATCATCAATAACAAGTTCGGAGGCGGAGAGCTTGGATGATATCTGGACAATATCAGATGAGCAGCGAGAGTATTACGTCAACCAGTTCAAAGCAATGCAGCCTGATCTTACTGGAGTTATTGTAG GTGCTACTGCCAAAGAGTTCTTTGAGAAGTCAAAGCTGCCCGTTCACGAGTTATCAAAGATTTGGACGTTATCGGATGTGAACAAGGATGGAGCGCTATCGTTGGAGGAGTTCTGTACTGCTATGCATCTCGTTGTGCTGAGAAGGAATGAGATAGAGCTACCGGAGAAACTCCCGCCATCACTTATGCCATATACTCCACTAGTTAATTCAG ATGAGCCATTTGCTGCTGACCTGCCCCCTGGTGGTACACTGAAGAGGCTGACCCCTGTCTCACCACAGCCTAATCAG TGGACTACCACGTTTCCACCAGAGTCACCTTCTTCTAGTGCTGTGTCATCACCGGGAACTAAGCCTGTTAGCTTTGATTATAAACCTGTGGCACAGGACCCA GACTCTAAAATAATTCACCCCGTTCCGATGCGAATGTCTCCAGACGGGATGCCGATACCTATGGGTGGATCGGAATTCGACAGAGCAAGAACATTTTCCG CGGATCTTGAAG ACCCTTCTCAAGAACAGTATTCACAGCAGGAGGCCGTCTTGAGTCCAACCAAGCAGCGGTCATATACAATAGATGCCACGGATGGAGAGGGACATAATAAATACGCCGCACCACTTCATGGCCGCCCGAGACCAACACCTAAGAAAGCACAGTCAG CGACTGGTGTTAGTTGTGAAATGCCGGGCCAGCCTCTTTTACTCCCCCCCCCTGCCTCGTCAGTGAGTCATGACGACACTATTGAGTATGAGCCTGACGAGCCTGTTGAACCCGCTGAGGCCGAACGGCCCAGTACTTTATCTCTTGGTGCTGAAGCATTACCCGCTGTCCCTCCGCGAGGTCGAGAACTTAGTCGGAGTGCTTCGTGTGATTTTGAAAAGACGGCAACACCTGAAGCAG GCCAAGGTGGGCAGTTGGCTCCACCTCCTGCAGTCCCTCCCAGGGCCTCACCAAGagat GAAGACTTCCCTATCTCAGACTTCTTGCCTGAAATT GCCTCTGGGTCAAAATCACTGGATTCCTTAG ACGCGGCGTCAGTATTAGCCGGTGACCAGACTAGTCCAAATGATGTGCCAAGAGAACGATATGGTAGCGAAGAAGATATTTTAGCAGAAAAAGTCAAGTCAGGACG GCGAGTGAGCAGTGAGAGTAAACCAAGTATCCAAGCTTCAATACGCCAACAGCGCCAACGGAATACGACGCTGGAGCGATTAGCAGGCGAACTGAATCAGGAGTTACAGGAGGTGATGGAACAAAGAATAGCATTAGAGATCCAATTGGAACATTTGAGGCCTTTTTCAAGCTGA
- the LOC135487915 gene encoding ralBP1-associated Eps domain-containing protein 1-like isoform X8: MENLKLSDQELRFYAELFAACDSENSGRVPGVRASELFLTSGLHNEILFQIAEMCGAKRLGHFGRSQFYIALKLIAVAQCGLPLAFESFNLGIEIPLPKLTRISEDRRRGSQPVQYSVLNQPDQQGMISNVQQAGQLPPPPGKQHVRSFSGTRHAPMNVVTNEPVLSTNQNNSRGTPPHETRSPPFSPKDSPANSPGTQKRMASYVKQVSCPGQVIQTTGFVNSSYDGTGLKLEKGWASFEEEDSQGLITNDQKEWAHFSDHHKADTSSITSSEAESLDDIWTISDEQREYYVNQFKAMQPDLTGVIVGATAKEFFEKSKLPVHELSKIWTLSDVNKDGALSLEEFCTAMHLVVLRRNEIELPEKLPPSLMPYTPLVNSDEPFAADLPPGGTLKRLTPVSPQPNQWTTTFPPESPSSSAVSSPGTKPVSFDYKPVAQDPDSKIIHPVPMRMSPDGMPIPMGGSEFDRARTFSADLEDPSQEQYSQQEAVLSPTKQRSYTIDATDGEGHNKYAAPLHGRPRPTPKKAQSGQGGQLAPPPAVPPRASPRDEDFPISDFLPEIAVKRKLVGQYSEPGCIGSTLEHPTLADFRQFESVPETGAEYDMYQASGSKSLDSLDAASVLAGDQTSPNDVPRERYGSEEDILAEKVKSGRRVSSESKPSIQASIRQQRQRNTTLERLAGELNQELQEVMEQRIALEIQLEHLRPFSS, encoded by the exons ATTGCTGAAATGTGTGGTGCTAAGAGATTAGGTCATTTTGGAAGAAGTCAGTTCTACATCGCATTGAAGCTAATAGCTGTGGCACAATGTGGGCTCCCCCTTGCATTTGAAAGTTTCAACTTGG GAATAGAGATCCCATTGCCGAAACTGACTCGCATTTCCGAAGATAGGAGACGGGGTAGTCAACCGGTGCAGTACTCAGTACTCAACCAGCCTGACCAGCAAGG GATGATCAGCAACGTCCAACAAGCAGGACAGTTACCACCTCCCCCAGGGAAGCAACACGTCCGAAGCTTCTCGGGGACGCGTCACGCGCCAATGAATGTCGTAACCAACGAACCTGTTTTATCTACGAATCAG AACAATTCCCGAGGGACCCCTCCACATGAGACGAGATCACCTCCGTTCTCGCCCAAAGACAGCCCTGCAAATTCTCCCGGGACGCAGAAACGTATGGCCTCGTATGTTAAACAGGTCTCATGTCCGGGACAAGTTATACAAACGACTGGTTTTGTCAATTCTTCCTATGATGGAACAGGGCTGAAACTGGAGAAGGGCTGGGCGTCGTTTGAAGAGGAGGACAGCCAAG GTTTAATTACAAATGACCAGAAAGAATGGGCCCATTTCAGTGATCATCATAAAGCTGATACATCATCAATAACAAGTTCGGAGGCGGAGAGCTTGGATGATATCTGGACAATATCAGATGAGCAGCGAGAGTATTACGTCAACCAGTTCAAAGCAATGCAGCCTGATCTTACTGGAGTTATTGTAG GTGCTACTGCCAAAGAGTTCTTTGAGAAGTCAAAGCTGCCCGTTCACGAGTTATCAAAGATTTGGACGTTATCGGATGTGAACAAGGATGGAGCGCTATCGTTGGAGGAGTTCTGTACTGCTATGCATCTCGTTGTGCTGAGAAGGAATGAGATAGAGCTACCGGAGAAACTCCCGCCATCACTTATGCCATATACTCCACTAGTTAATTCAG ATGAGCCATTTGCTGCTGACCTGCCCCCTGGTGGTACACTGAAGAGGCTGACCCCTGTCTCACCACAGCCTAATCAG TGGACTACCACGTTTCCACCAGAGTCACCTTCTTCTAGTGCTGTGTCATCACCGGGAACTAAGCCTGTTAGCTTTGATTATAAACCTGTGGCACAGGACCCA GACTCTAAAATAATTCACCCCGTTCCGATGCGAATGTCTCCAGACGGGATGCCGATACCTATGGGTGGATCGGAATTCGACAGAGCAAGAACATTTTCCG CGGATCTTGAAG ACCCTTCTCAAGAACAGTATTCACAGCAGGAGGCCGTCTTGAGTCCAACCAAGCAGCGGTCATATACAATAGATGCCACGGATGGAGAGGGACATAATAAATACGCCGCACCACTTCATGGCCGCCCGAGACCAACACCTAAGAAAGCACAGTCAG GCCAAGGTGGGCAGTTGGCTCCACCTCCTGCAGTCCCTCCCAGGGCCTCACCAAGagat GAAGACTTCCCTATCTCAGACTTCTTGCCTGAAATT GCCGTCAAACGCAAGTTGGTGGGGCAGTATAGCGAGCCTGGTTGCATAGGCAGTACCCTCGAACACCCGACCTTGGCCGACTTTCGACAGTTTGAGAGTGTGCCCGAAACTGGCGCAGAATATGACATGTATCAA GCCTCTGGGTCAAAATCACTGGATTCCTTAG ACGCGGCGTCAGTATTAGCCGGTGACCAGACTAGTCCAAATGATGTGCCAAGAGAACGATATGGTAGCGAAGAAGATATTTTAGCAGAAAAAGTCAAGTCAGGACG GCGAGTGAGCAGTGAGAGTAAACCAAGTATCCAAGCTTCAATACGCCAACAGCGCCAACGGAATACGACGCTGGAGCGATTAGCAGGCGAACTGAATCAGGAGTTACAGGAGGTGATGGAACAAAGAATAGCATTAGAGATCCAATTGGAACATTTGAGGCCTTTTTCAAGCTGA